A region of Staphylococcus sp. IVB6181 DNA encodes the following proteins:
- the kdpA gene encoding potassium-transporting ATPase subunit KdpA, translated as MSIVIFIGVFIALTYIVSRYLYSVALVTPSKMDKVFQPIEHVIYRIIGTKLEHMSGKTYIKHFLIVNGLMGLISFLFLLAQQWLFLNPTHNMNQSVSLAFNTMASFLTNTNLQHYAGETGLTYLTQMCVITFLMFTSAASGYAVCIAMLRRLTGVTDVIGNYYQDMTRFILRVLIPFAFIISLFLISQGTPQTLKGNLVIDTLSGVKQTIAYGPMASLESIKHLGTNGGGFLGANSSTPFENPTYWSNYAEALSMMLLPGSLVFLFGRMLMKDKAHIHKHAWMIFIAMLAMFIGFLSLCLFAEYAGNPILHQLGIDGGNMEGKETRFGIGLSALFTTITTAFTTGTVNNMHDSLTPLGGLVPMVLMMLNAVFGGEGVGLMNMIIYVMLTVFICSLMIGKTPSYLGMKIEGKEMKLIALSFLVHPLLILIFSALAFVVPGAQDTITNPSFHGVSQVLYEFTSSSANNGSGFEGLGDDTTFWNISTGVVMLLARFVPIVLQLLIVSSLVSKKTYQNQHQDVPIDNVFFSAVLIIFIILLSGLTFLPDLLLGPIGEHLLLHG; from the coding sequence ATGAGTATCGTTATCTTTATAGGTGTCTTCATTGCGTTGACATACATCGTCAGCAGATATCTCTATTCTGTCGCACTGGTGACACCCTCAAAAATGGATAAAGTATTTCAGCCGATTGAACATGTGATCTACCGCATTATCGGCACAAAGCTTGAACATATGTCAGGCAAAACTTACATTAAACACTTTTTAATTGTGAATGGGTTGATGGGTTTAATTTCATTTTTATTCTTATTAGCTCAGCAATGGCTGTTTTTAAACCCGACCCATAATATGAACCAATCCGTATCACTTGCCTTTAATACTATGGCATCGTTCTTAACCAATACGAACTTGCAGCACTATGCAGGTGAAACAGGTTTGACGTACTTAACACAAATGTGTGTCATTACTTTCTTAATGTTCACATCTGCAGCATCTGGTTATGCGGTATGTATTGCGATGTTAAGACGATTAACAGGCGTGACGGATGTCATCGGCAACTATTATCAAGATATGACGCGCTTTATTTTACGCGTACTGATTCCGTTTGCGTTTATCATCAGTTTATTCTTAATCAGCCAAGGCACACCGCAAACGTTAAAAGGCAATTTGGTCATCGATACACTTTCTGGTGTAAAACAAACGATTGCCTACGGTCCGATGGCTTCCTTGGAATCGATTAAACACTTAGGTACGAACGGCGGCGGTTTCTTAGGTGCTAACTCGTCTACACCGTTTGAAAACCCGACTTATTGGTCTAACTATGCGGAAGCATTAAGCATGATGTTATTACCCGGGTCATTAGTATTCTTATTCGGACGTATGTTGATGAAAGATAAAGCGCATATTCATAAACATGCATGGATGATTTTCATCGCAATGCTTGCGATGTTTATCGGCTTTTTAAGTTTATGCTTATTCGCAGAATATGCAGGCAATCCGATCTTGCATCAATTAGGCATTGACGGCGGCAATATGGAAGGGAAAGAAACACGATTCGGTATCGGGCTTTCTGCACTCTTCACAACGATTACGACTGCCTTTACAACTGGAACAGTCAACAACATGCATGACAGTTTGACACCGCTTGGCGGTTTAGTACCGATGGTACTGATGATGCTGAATGCTGTGTTCGGCGGTGAAGGTGTCGGACTGATGAACATGATTATTTATGTGATGTTAACCGTATTTATCTGCAGTTTGATGATTGGGAAAACACCAAGTTATTTAGGCATGAAAATTGAAGGCAAAGAAATGAAATTAATCGCGCTATCATTCTTAGTGCATCCGCTGCTGATTTTAATCTTCAGTGCACTTGCCTTTGTGGTACCGGGCGCACAAGACACGATTACAAATCCATCGTTTCACGGTGTATCGCAAGTGTTGTATGAATTTACATCTTCTTCTGCGAACAATGGTTCTGGCTTTGAAGGTTTAGGAGACGATACAACATTTTGGAACATTTCTACAGGGGTAGTGATGCTGCTGGCACGCTTTGTTCCGATTGTGCTGCAACTGTTAATTGTTTCAAGTCTAGTCAGTAAGAAGACGTATCAAAACCAGCATCAAGATGTACCGATCGACAATGTCTTTTTCAGTGCGGTACTGATTATCTTTATTATCTTGTTAAGCGGTTTGACATTCTTGCCGGACTTATTGCTTGGACCTATCGGAGAACATTTATTACTGCATGGATAA
- the kdpC gene encoding potassium-transporting ATPase subunit KdpC — MHVFRNSLGLVIMMLLLYGFIFPLAVTGAGQVLFNEQANGSLVKQDGKVVGSKLIGQQWTEAKYFHGRISAVDYNMDEKAVKENGGPASGGSNFGNTNPALKERVEQTIDKEGKGLPVDAVTASGSGLDPDITVQNANRQAERIAKERNISPDKVKQIIEHHKQTSPMADPYVNVLKMNIALDQLKA, encoded by the coding sequence ATGCATGTATTCAGAAATAGTTTAGGACTGGTCATCATGATGCTGCTGCTGTACGGTTTTATCTTTCCGTTAGCAGTAACCGGGGCAGGACAAGTACTCTTTAACGAACAAGCCAACGGCAGTCTGGTAAAGCAGGATGGTAAAGTGGTCGGCTCGAAATTAATCGGCCAACAATGGACAGAAGCGAAATACTTCCACGGCCGTATCAGTGCTGTGGATTACAATATGGATGAAAAAGCAGTCAAAGAAAACGGCGGACCGGCTTCAGGCGGTTCCAACTTCGGCAATACGAACCCTGCATTAAAAGAACGTGTTGAACAAACTATCGATAAAGAAGGCAAAGGGCTGCCTGTAGATGCAGTGACTGCTTCAGGTTCAGGTTTAGACCCGGATATTACGGTTCAAAATGCGAACAGACAAGCAGAACGTATTGCTAAAGAACGTAATATTTCACCAGATAAAGTCAAACAAATTATTGAACACCACAAACAAACGTCGCCTATGGCAGACCCATATGTGAACGTCTTGAAAATGAATATCGCATTAGATCAATTAAAGGCATAG
- a CDS encoding acetoacetate decarboxylase, which yields MNKKELFDMASTPVNAPTYSKVDVHFRNREFLNIVYRTDIEKLKAVVPEPLKVTSDLIKFEVIDMPDSTGLGSYTECGQVIPVEYNGEQGEYYLAMYLNNQPAIALGRELSTFPKKYGEPRLYVDNDTLVGTLDYHSLRVAQATMTYKYHPIEEAEAKELITKPSFMLKQLPNYDGTPRILEMTRSQITDIQIKEAFRGDARLQLFEHVNAPLADFPVKEIVDAQHILADLRLGKPEVVHDYLNE from the coding sequence GTGAATAAAAAAGAATTATTCGATATGGCGTCTACACCTGTCAATGCGCCGACGTATTCTAAAGTAGATGTGCATTTTCGAAACCGCGAATTTTTAAACATTGTATATAGAACAGATATAGAGAAATTGAAAGCTGTAGTACCGGAGCCGTTAAAGGTGACAAGTGATTTAATTAAATTTGAAGTCATCGATATGCCTGATAGTACAGGACTTGGCTCTTATACAGAATGCGGACAAGTGATTCCGGTCGAGTATAACGGTGAACAAGGCGAGTATTACTTAGCGATGTATTTAAACAACCAGCCTGCGATTGCGTTAGGCAGAGAGTTGTCGACGTTCCCTAAGAAATACGGCGAACCAAGACTTTATGTCGATAATGACACATTAGTCGGTACATTGGATTATCATTCATTACGTGTGGCACAAGCGACGATGACGTATAAATATCATCCGATTGAAGAAGCGGAAGCAAAAGAGCTGATTACAAAACCAAGCTTTATGCTGAAACAATTGCCGAACTATGACGGGACACCTAGAATTTTAGAAATGACACGTTCTCAAATTACAGATATTCAAATTAAAGAAGCATTCAGAGGCGATGCACGCTTGCAACTATTTGAACATGTCAATGCACCGTTAGCAGACTTCCCAGTCAAAGAAATCGTAGATGCACAACACATTCTTGCAGACTTAAGATTAGGCAAACCAGAAGTTGTACATGATTATTTAAATGAATAA
- a CDS encoding K(+)-transporting ATPase subunit B has product MAQSAQSMQKDLMKQAFKESFVKMNPKYMIKNPIMFVVEVGMVLAFILIFVPDLFAQESVSRLYLLSIFIVLLLTILFANFSEALAEGRGKAQANALRQTQTNMTARRIQSDGSYETIDASDLKKGDIVRVETGEQIPNDGTVIKGIATVDESAITGESAPVIKESGGDFDNVIGGTVVASDWLEVEITSEPGHSFLDKMIGLVEGATRKKTPNEIALFTLLMTLTIIFLVVILTMFPLAKFLHLDLSIAMLIALTVCLIPTTIGGLLSAIGIAGMDRVTQFNILAKSGRAVETCGDVNVLILDKTGTITYGNRMADAFLPVKTCDYERLVKAAYETSVADDTPEGKSIVKLAYKEGIDLPQEVGEYQPFKAETRMSGVVFSDREVYKGAPNSMLKRVKDAGGTIPPDIESIVKSVSKKGGTPLVVIENTEILGVVYLKDVIKEGLVERFQALRNMGIETVMCTGDNELTAATIAKEAGVDRFVAECKPEDKINVIREEQAKGHIVAMTGDGTNDAPALAEANVGLAMNSGTMSAKEAANLIDLDSNPTKLIEVVMIGKQLLMTRGSLTTFSIANDIAKYFAILPAMFMAAMPQMQHLNIMQLHSPESAVLSALIFNALIIVLLIPIAMRGVKFKGASTQTILMKNMLVYGLGGMIVPFIGIKLIDLVIQFFV; this is encoded by the coding sequence ATGGCACAATCCGCTCAAAGTATGCAAAAGGATTTGATGAAACAAGCCTTTAAAGAAAGTTTCGTCAAAATGAATCCTAAATATATGATTAAGAACCCGATTATGTTTGTAGTTGAAGTAGGAATGGTTTTGGCATTTATTTTGATTTTTGTACCAGATTTATTTGCACAAGAATCTGTATCGCGCCTTTATCTGCTCAGTATCTTTATCGTTTTATTACTGACAATTTTATTTGCGAACTTCTCAGAAGCACTCGCAGAAGGCAGAGGGAAAGCACAAGCCAATGCATTGCGCCAAACGCAAACCAATATGACTGCACGCCGTATTCAATCTGACGGCAGTTACGAAACGATTGATGCATCTGATTTAAAGAAAGGGGATATCGTCCGTGTTGAAACGGGAGAACAAATCCCGAATGACGGCACAGTCATCAAAGGTATTGCGACAGTCGATGAATCGGCAATTACAGGGGAATCTGCGCCTGTCATCAAAGAATCCGGCGGCGATTTCGACAATGTTATCGGCGGTACAGTGGTCGCATCTGACTGGCTGGAAGTCGAAATTACATCTGAACCTGGTCATTCGTTCTTAGATAAAATGATTGGACTGGTTGAAGGTGCAACACGTAAGAAAACACCGAATGAAATTGCATTGTTTACGCTGTTGATGACCCTGACAATTATTTTCTTAGTGGTAATTTTAACGATGTTTCCGCTTGCGAAGTTCTTACACTTAGATTTATCTATCGCGATGCTGATCGCATTAACAGTCTGCTTGATTCCGACAACCATCGGCGGCTTGCTTTCTGCGATCGGTATCGCCGGAATGGACCGTGTCACACAGTTCAACATTTTAGCGAAAAGCGGGCGTGCTGTAGAAACATGCGGTGATGTCAACGTCTTGATTCTAGATAAAACTGGAACAATTACTTACGGCAACCGTATGGCAGATGCTTTTCTGCCTGTAAAGACATGCGATTATGAACGTTTAGTCAAAGCAGCTTATGAAACATCTGTCGCAGACGATACGCCTGAAGGCAAAAGTATCGTTAAACTCGCATACAAAGAAGGCATTGATTTACCGCAAGAAGTCGGCGAATATCAGCCGTTCAAAGCAGAAACACGTATGAGCGGTGTCGTCTTCAGTGATAGAGAAGTCTATAAAGGTGCACCGAACAGTATGTTAAAGCGCGTAAAAGATGCTGGCGGTACGATTCCGCCGGATATCGAAAGTATCGTGAAATCTGTCTCTAAAAAAGGCGGTACACCGTTAGTGGTAATCGAAAATACAGAAATCTTAGGGGTCGTTTATTTAAAAGACGTGATTAAAGAGGGACTCGTTGAACGTTTCCAGGCTTTACGCAACATGGGGATTGAAACAGTTATGTGTACCGGAGACAACGAATTAACAGCCGCAACTATTGCCAAAGAAGCAGGCGTTGATCGCTTTGTGGCAGAGTGCAAACCAGAAGATAAAATCAATGTTATCAGAGAAGAACAAGCCAAAGGCCATATTGTCGCAATGACGGGGGACGGTACGAATGATGCACCGGCACTGGCTGAAGCGAATGTCGGGCTTGCGATGAACTCTGGAACAATGAGTGCCAAAGAAGCCGCGAATTTAATCGACTTAGATTCTAACCCGACAAAACTTATTGAAGTGGTGATGATCGGCAAACAATTATTGATGACACGCGGTTCATTGACAACGTTCAGTATTGCGAATGATATTGCGAAATACTTTGCGATTCTACCGGCAATGTTTATGGCTGCAATGCCGCAAATGCAGCACTTGAACATTATGCAGCTGCATTCTCCGGAATCAGCGGTATTATCTGCACTGATCTTCAATGCATTGATTATTGTATTGCTGATACCGATTGCGATGCGCGGTGTAAAATTCAAAGGCGCATCTACACAAACGATTTTAATGAAAAATATGCTGGTCTATGGGCTTGGCGGAATGATTGTACCGTTTATCGGTATTAAACTCATAGATTTAGTCATTCAATTCTTTGTATAG
- the kdpF gene encoding K(+)-transporting ATPase subunit F, translating into MGGVLVAVIIALIVYLCYALLYSEKF; encoded by the coding sequence ATGGGAGGAGTACTTGTCGCGGTGATTATCGCGCTTATTGTGTATTTATGCTATGCGCTGTTGTACAGTGAAAAATTTTAA
- a CDS encoding patatin-like phospholipase family protein — protein MDKSALVLGGGSHYAIAWQIGYLKGMSDCGIELRDVKEVVGTSAGAQVGALITSDLHWNTIWEEQIEQPIQEDSPLADEAMAQLQQKIRTIAQDAETETAWVNGLSTLSKAAHPDITQAERFEMIRKRLGSASCETWPKALHIVTTESETNARHLFSFDEGEDLIKAVTASSAFPGVWAPVEMNGRHYYDGASYSAENADLAKDAKTVVILAADLPIAYPYALDELVDKMRVKGQRVRVVTPDKHVKQILTDFKENAMNPKLRTKIAEAGAKQGYNDVDAMYQFWNQH, from the coding sequence ATGGATAAGTCAGCTTTAGTACTTGGCGGCGGCAGTCATTATGCGATAGCTTGGCAGATTGGCTACTTGAAGGGGATGTCAGACTGCGGCATTGAATTAAGAGATGTGAAAGAAGTAGTGGGAACTTCTGCAGGGGCGCAAGTCGGTGCATTGATCACCTCTGATTTGCATTGGAATACGATATGGGAAGAACAAATCGAACAGCCGATTCAAGAAGATTCACCGCTGGCAGACGAAGCCATGGCACAGCTGCAGCAAAAAATAAGAACGATTGCACAAGACGCAGAAACTGAGACAGCATGGGTAAATGGATTAAGCACTTTATCCAAGGCTGCACACCCTGACATCACACAAGCAGAGCGTTTTGAAATGATTCGCAAGCGTTTAGGCAGTGCGTCATGCGAAACATGGCCGAAAGCCCTGCATATTGTAACAACGGAATCAGAGACCAATGCACGTCATCTGTTCTCTTTTGATGAAGGAGAAGATTTGATTAAAGCAGTCACTGCCAGTTCTGCTTTCCCGGGTGTTTGGGCACCGGTTGAGATGAACGGCAGACATTATTATGACGGCGCCTCATATTCTGCAGAAAATGCAGACTTGGCAAAAGATGCCAAAACGGTAGTCATTTTAGCTGCGGATTTGCCGATTGCCTATCCTTATGCTTTAGATGAATTAGTGGATAAGATGCGTGTTAAAGGACAGCGAGTACGTGTAGTGACACCGGATAAGCATGTTAAACAAATATTAACAGACTTTAAAGAAAATGCGATGAATCCTAAACTTAGGACTAAGATTGCTGAAGCAGGTGCGAAACAAGGTTATAATGATGTGGATGCTATGTACCAATTTTGGAATCAACATTAA
- the tenA gene encoding thiaminase II, with product MTQFTDRLYQRVEPIWASYMEHPFIKGLADGSLDEEKFKHWLKQDYIYLIEYARLFAIGAAKATDLTMMSTYAQLMDGTLNTEMNLHRNYAKSFGISESELEATEPAETTTAYTSYMLNMAQIGGVENVIAAILTCTWSYNYIGLKLDEQDAAKDHPLYREWVDMYASEEFTQFKEDCVQLMNQVTEGRTEAELQALEDIVVRTSYYEYKFWDMAEHLQKWDVPVK from the coding sequence GTGACACAATTTACTGATCGATTGTATCAACGCGTTGAGCCTATTTGGGCATCTTATATGGAACATCCTTTTATCAAAGGATTGGCAGATGGTTCTTTGGATGAGGAGAAATTCAAACATTGGTTAAAACAAGATTATATTTACTTAATTGAATATGCACGCTTATTCGCAATCGGTGCAGCAAAAGCAACCGATTTAACGATGATGTCGACATATGCACAATTAATGGACGGTACGTTGAATACCGAAATGAATCTGCATCGCAACTATGCCAAATCATTCGGCATCAGCGAATCAGAATTAGAAGCGACAGAGCCTGCCGAAACAACAACGGCTTATACAAGTTATATGCTGAATATGGCGCAAATCGGCGGTGTTGAAAATGTCATTGCGGCTATTTTGACGTGCACATGGAGTTACAACTATATCGGCTTGAAACTCGATGAACAAGATGCCGCAAAAGATCACCCGCTGTATCGAGAATGGGTAGATATGTATGCATCAGAGGAATTTACACAATTCAAAGAAGACTGTGTACAATTGATGAATCAAGTGACAGAGGGACGTACAGAAGCGGAACTTCAAGCTTTAGAAGATATCGTCGTACGTACAAGTTACTATGAATATAAATTCTGGGACATGGCAGAACATCTTCAAAAATGGGATGTCCCGGTAAAATAA
- a CDS encoding SDR family NAD(P)-dependent oxidoreductase — MAKLENKVAIVTGGAGGIGSGIVRAYAKENARVVIADIAEEKGQNLSEELNQQGYETTFIKTDLTDKASLQTCVDQTIEKYHQIDILVNNAHASRMNSFLDITEDDLNLSFNTGFFATFHLCQMTIPYLKETKGNIINFGSGAAMKGDKNQGAYVAAKEAIRGITRVIANEFGEYGINANIISPIAYSEGVDQWRQNNPEYYEKVVNGIPLQKFGDVEKDIGPVAVFLGSSDSQYITGQTLMVDGGSIKLY; from the coding sequence ATGGCAAAATTAGAAAATAAAGTAGCAATTGTGACAGGCGGCGCAGGCGGTATAGGTTCCGGTATTGTCCGTGCATATGCAAAGGAAAATGCACGTGTAGTGATTGCGGATATCGCTGAAGAAAAAGGACAAAACTTAAGCGAGGAATTAAACCAGCAAGGCTATGAAACAACATTCATCAAAACAGATTTAACTGATAAAGCCTCGCTGCAGACATGTGTAGATCAAACAATAGAGAAATATCATCAGATTGATATATTGGTTAATAATGCACACGCATCTCGCATGAACAGCTTTTTAGATATCACAGAAGACGACTTGAATTTATCATTCAACACTGGATTTTTTGCGACATTTCATTTATGCCAGATGACAATTCCTTATTTAAAAGAAACTAAAGGAAACATTATCAACTTCGGTTCTGGTGCAGCGATGAAAGGAGATAAAAATCAAGGTGCTTATGTTGCCGCAAAAGAAGCGATTCGAGGCATCACACGTGTGATAGCTAACGAATTCGGTGAATACGGTATCAACGCCAATATTATTTCTCCAATTGCTTACTCTGAAGGTGTCGACCAGTGGAGACAAAACAACCCTGAGTATTATGAAAAGGTAGTTAACGGCATTCCGCTTCAAAAATTCGGTGATGTCGAAAAAGATATCGGACCTGTTGCGGTATTTTTAGGCAGCAGCGATTCTCAATACATTACAGGTCAAACACTTATGGTAGATGGCGGCAGCATCAAACTTTATTAA
- the bioA gene encoding adenosylmethionine--8-amino-7-oxononanoate transaminase, whose product MNKQALIQADRDYVWHPFTQMGVYREHDPIIIERGEGSYLYDIDNNAYLDGYASLWVNVHGHNHPKLNQAITEQLGKIAHSTLLGSSNVPSIELAKRLVEITPERLQKVFYSDTGSAAVEIAIKMAYQYWKNLDAERYAEKKKFITLKNGYHGDTIGAVSVGGIDTFHAIFKDLIFENIQISCPSLFQSEYETEAALVEGLVEEIRTVLEHHGDEICGFVLEPLIQGATGIYAQPPHFIKAVEQLCREYNILLIVDEVATGFGRTGTMFACERADVNPDIMCLAKGITGGYLPLAATMTSQAVYDAFISNRHADKTFFHGHTYTGNPVVCAVAIESLNLFEETHLIDHISKTSALLEDNLNALKTLDYVGNVRGYGLMFGVELADPSDPAQPLAIPTVERIIQTCKENGLMIRNLENVITFVPVLNMSLSEIQKMTDIFKAALAQVLENQTV is encoded by the coding sequence ATGAATAAACAAGCATTAATTCAAGCAGACCGTGATTATGTCTGGCATCCGTTTACGCAAATGGGTGTGTACCGCGAACATGATCCGATTATTATTGAACGCGGAGAAGGCAGTTATTTATATGATATTGATAATAATGCCTATTTAGACGGTTATGCCTCTTTATGGGTCAATGTCCATGGGCATAACCATCCGAAATTAAATCAAGCAATTACAGAGCAACTAGGAAAAATTGCCCATTCGACGTTGCTGGGCTCTTCTAATGTACCTTCGATAGAACTTGCGAAGCGTTTAGTTGAAATTACGCCAGAGCGATTACAGAAAGTCTTCTATTCTGATACAGGCAGTGCCGCAGTGGAAATTGCGATTAAGATGGCGTATCAATATTGGAAGAATTTAGATGCAGAACGTTACGCTGAGAAGAAGAAATTTATTACGCTGAAGAATGGATATCACGGCGATACGATCGGTGCGGTCAGTGTCGGAGGAATTGATACGTTCCATGCGATTTTTAAAGATTTAATCTTTGAGAATATTCAAATCAGCTGTCCGTCTTTATTCCAATCAGAGTATGAAACAGAAGCGGCGTTAGTTGAAGGTTTAGTAGAGGAAATCAGAACTGTCTTAGAGCATCATGGCGATGAAATCTGCGGCTTTGTGTTAGAACCTTTGATTCAAGGCGCGACAGGAATCTATGCCCAACCGCCGCATTTTATCAAAGCAGTGGAACAACTTTGCCGAGAATATAATATCTTATTGATTGTGGATGAAGTAGCGACAGGTTTTGGCCGTACGGGAACGATGTTTGCGTGTGAACGTGCAGATGTGAACCCGGACATTATGTGTCTTGCAAAAGGTATCACAGGGGGATACTTGCCGCTGGCCGCAACGATGACTTCTCAAGCTGTGTATGATGCCTTCATAAGCAATCGCCACGCAGATAAAACATTCTTCCATGGCCACACATATACTGGCAACCCTGTCGTATGTGCTGTGGCGATTGAAAGCTTGAATCTGTTTGAAGAAACACATTTAATCGACCATATCAGTAAGACATCCGCGTTACTAGAAGACAATCTGAATGCTCTTAAAACATTAGATTATGTCGGGAATGTCCGCGGTTACGGTTTGATGTTCGGTGTAGAATTGGCAGACCCGTCAGATCCTGCACAACCGCTTGCGATTCCAACGGTGGAACGCATCATTCAAACGTGTAAGGAAAATGGTTTGATGATTCGTAATTTAGAAAATGTAATTACCTTTGTGCCGGTCTTGAATATGAGTTTATCTGAGATACAAAAGATGACAGATATCTTTAAAGCCGCATTAGCGCAAGTATTAGAAAACCAAACCGTTTAA
- a CDS encoding MarR family winged helix-turn-helix transcriptional regulator produces MTNNNFFELIHHSDLLNSATMTLFIKRFDENVNISQILVLSKLEKEGPQKPTDIAHSLGYTSGAVTKLINNLLRNHYVERKAHPHDRRVFLISITENGQKLLNKAQEQGQKMNQEIYSVLNEEEVEQLLNIQNKLFNHVKKLNENN; encoded by the coding sequence ATGACAAACAACAATTTTTTTGAACTCATTCATCATTCAGACCTTTTGAATTCTGCCACTATGACACTCTTTATCAAAAGATTTGATGAAAATGTAAATATTTCTCAAATTCTAGTGCTGTCGAAGTTAGAAAAAGAAGGACCTCAAAAGCCGACAGATATTGCACATTCGTTAGGCTATACATCTGGTGCAGTCACTAAATTAATCAACAACTTACTACGCAACCACTATGTAGAACGTAAAGCACACCCGCATGATCGACGCGTCTTCTTAATTTCCATCACAGAAAATGGACAAAAATTATTAAACAAAGCTCAAGAACAAGGTCAAAAAATGAACCAAGAAATCTACTCTGTTTTAAATGAAGAAGAAGTCGAGCAACTGTTAAACATTCAAAACAAACTATTTAATCACGTCAAAAAATTAAATGAAAACAATTAA
- a CDS encoding biotin transporter BioY produces the protein MINIKTRDLVFISLFTALTIVSSMLHFTLGPIPFSLQIVTVFIVAHLFSVKIAFWSQALYVVMGLLGLPIFASGGGLFYVMKPTFGFLIGFVVAALVMAILKQKWTQRNFVTTFLINLAGTVIIYVFGCVYFYFIMNFVLHTPITASQTFSGIVLLSGPGDIILGAVSAVLILRLEKVMKGAGIREGLHH, from the coding sequence GTGATTAACATCAAGACAAGAGATTTAGTATTTATCAGTTTATTTACAGCACTTACGATCGTTTCAAGCATGCTGCACTTTACATTAGGGCCGATTCCCTTCTCGCTTCAAATTGTCACTGTCTTTATTGTGGCGCATTTGTTCAGTGTGAAAATCGCATTTTGGAGTCAGGCTTTGTATGTGGTGATGGGCTTGCTCGGGCTGCCGATCTTCGCAAGCGGTGGAGGGCTTTTTTATGTAATGAAACCGACGTTTGGATTCTTAATCGGTTTTGTCGTTGCGGCTTTAGTGATGGCCATACTGAAACAAAAATGGACACAACGCAATTTTGTGACAACGTTTCTGATTAATTTAGCAGGAACTGTGATTATCTATGTGTTCGGATGTGTTTATTTTTATTTCATTATGAATTTTGTATTACATACACCGATAACAGCAAGTCAGACTTTCAGCGGAATCGTCTTGCTCAGCGGTCCTGGAGACATCATTTTAGGTGCGGTATCAGCGGTATTGATTTTACGTTTAGAGAAAGTAATGAAAGGAGCTGGCATTCGTGAAGGTCTTCATCACTAG
- the bioD gene encoding dethiobiotin synthase has translation MKVFITSTGTDAGKTYVTLLLYRALSAHGYHVGLYKPFQTEEQADGTYPDLEAYRKVSGLDYETTSLYRFHEPVSPHLGFKLEPHQQLNRSAVIEKADQLAAHFDVVLIEGAGGLGVPIYQDQDTFYMTEDLIKDTANKVISVVPSQLGAISDIIMHQYYLTAHHLPENILIMNRFSTSMIAQDNYETLTRYLARPIYTLSEGAEVREVSEALIETIMKGEVS, from the coding sequence GTGAAGGTCTTCATCACTAGTACAGGTACAGATGCAGGCAAGACTTATGTGACTTTATTGCTGTATCGTGCTTTATCAGCGCATGGTTATCATGTCGGTTTGTATAAACCTTTTCAAACCGAAGAACAAGCAGACGGGACGTATCCTGACTTAGAAGCATATCGCAAAGTCAGCGGTTTAGATTATGAGACGACTTCGTTGTATCGTTTCCATGAACCGGTATCTCCGCACTTAGGATTTAAATTAGAACCCCATCAGCAACTCAACAGATCAGCTGTCATAGAGAAAGCCGATCAGCTTGCGGCACACTTTGATGTGGTGCTGATTGAAGGTGCAGGCGGTCTAGGCGTACCGATTTATCAAGACCAAGATACATTTTACATGACCGAAGATTTAATCAAAGATACTGCAAATAAAGTGATTAGTGTGGTACCGTCTCAACTCGGTGCCATCAGCGATATCATTATGCATCAGTATTATTTAACAGCGCATCATTTACCAGAGAATATTTTGATTATGAATCGTTTCAGTACTTCTATGATTGCTCAAGATAATTACGAAACATTAACCCGATATTTAGCACGCCCTATCTACACATTAAGCGAAGGGGCAGAAGTCCGAGAAGTGTCTGAGGCCCTGATAGAAACTATAATGAAAGGTGAAGTGTCATGA